DNA sequence from the Pseudomonas fluorescens Q2-87 genome:
TGGTGATCTCGAAGGTGGTCTCGGTGCCACCCTTGGCCGTATGGGGACGCTCGCCCACCACGCGGCCCTGCTTGACGATGTAAAAGTGTTCCACCGGGCCGTCGGCCGGTTTGATGATGCTTTCACCCGTGGCGTAGAAGCGCAGCAGGCATTGCTCCACCAGATAAGCCAAGTGGGCATTTTCCATTTGATTGAACGGGGGGAACCGCTGGAGAAATTGCAGCGTGCCCTGGATGTTTTGCAACACCGCAGTTTTTCCTGCCTGGATGAAGGCGTCCGCTTTTTTCATAACCTGCGCAGTCTTTTTCGAATTTTTGTGGTCGGATCTGTTCGCTCATGGTCGGCTCCTGAGCGCGGGGTGCCCATTGGACGTAAGTCTAGGTCGCCGCAAAGAGCCGCCACCGCGGAAAAAACCCAGGTTTGAACGTGGAAAAAACTTCATTGATTGTTCTTGGAAAAAAATCCGACGAAGTGCACATTGAAGCGCCGCAGAACGATGTCTGACCACTGTGCCAGGGGATCGATTTTATAGAACGTAGAGAGCACCATGCCCGACCACGATATTTTGAGTGACGCCGAGCGCGAGGCGCTGAGTGCCGTCATGCTGGAACCTGACCTGCTGCCACAGCGCGTCTTGATCGTCGATGACGACAAGGACGCCCGCGAGCTGCTGTCAGAGATTCTGGCGCTGGACGGTATTCACTGCATGACCGCCGCCAGCGGTGAAACAGCACTCAAGATGCTGGAAACCAAGCCTTCGATCGGCCTGCTGATCACCGATTTACGCATGGGCAATGTCGATGGCCTGGAACTGGTGCGGCTGGTGCGCGAATCCGAACGGGCCGCGCTGCCGATCATCATCGTGTCCGGCGATGCCGACGTGAAGGACGCCATCGAGGCCATGCACCTGAGCGTGGTGGACTTTTTGCTCAAGCCGATCGATACCGAGAAGCTGCTCGGGTTGGTCAAGCATGAGTTGGGGATGGATCTGTAGCCTGCATCCCATTGTGCAAGGCTGTTGTGGCGAGGGAGCTTGCTCCCGCTCGACTGCGCAGCAGTCGCAAGTCAGTCAATGAGGTTTCGGATGCTGGGGAAAGGGGGCTGCTTCGCAGCCCAGCGGGAGCAAGCTCCCTCGCCACAAAAAGCACTATTGCCCAATAAAAAAAAGCCCTGATCTTTCGATCAGGGCTTTTTGCGTTTCATCACTACCGCTCAATCACAACCCATTGGCTGCCTTGAACTCGCGACGACGACGGTGCAGCACCGGCTCGGTGTAGCCGTTAGGCTGCTTCGTGCCTTCGATCACCAGTTCGACCGCCGCCTGGAAGGCGATATTGCTGTCGAAGTCTGGCGCCAGCGGACGATATAGCGGGTCGCTGGCGTTCTGGCGGTCCACCACCGGCGCCATGCGCTTGAGGCTTTCCATAACCTGGTCCTGCGTGACGATGCCGTGGCGCAGCCAGTTGGCGATGTGCTGGCTGGAAATACGTAGCGTCGCACGGTCCTCCATCAAGCCGACGTCATTGATGTCCGGCACTTTCGAACAACCGACGCCCTGGTCGATCCAGCGCACCACATAGCCAAGGATGCCCTGGGCATTGTTGTCCAGTTCGTTCTTGATCTGCTCGGGCGTCCAGTTCGGATTGACGGCCAGCGGGATGGTCAGGATGTCGTCCACCGAAGCGCGGGTGCGCTTGGCCAGTTCGGCCTGGCGGGCGAACACGTC
Encoded proteins:
- a CDS encoding response regulator — protein: MPDHDILSDAEREALSAVMLEPDLLPQRVLIVDDDKDARELLSEILALDGIHCMTAASGETALKMLETKPSIGLLITDLRMGNVDGLELVRLVRESERAALPIIIVSGDADVKDAIEAMHLSVVDFLLKPIDTEKLLGLVKHELGMDL